A part of Myxococcales bacterium genomic DNA contains:
- a CDS encoding DUF3341 domain-containing protein: protein MTRAKKEIGLLAEYDSPHAIYQACEKIRDAGVRNFDSYTPFPVHGLDKAMGLGPSYLPWLVLVAGTTGACLAMFFMIWCSVYDYPLNIGGKPVFSIPAFIPITFEVTVLFSGLTAVFGMFALNKLPTFNHPLFNIKDFARVTDDAFFVMIESRDKKYDRQKMSEFLSKTGAKSVVVVEN, encoded by the coding sequence ATGACTCGAGCGAAAAAAGAGATTGGTTTACTGGCGGAATATGATTCACCACACGCCATCTATCAAGCATGTGAAAAAATACGCGACGCAGGTGTTCGCAATTTTGACTCATACACGCCCTTTCCTGTTCATGGATTGGATAAAGCAATGGGCTTGGGACCAAGTTATTTGCCATGGCTGGTACTAGTTGCTGGAACTACTGGTGCATGTTTGGCTATGTTTTTCATGATTTGGTGCTCGGTATATGATTATCCTCTTAATATTGGAGGAAAGCCGGTATTTAGTATACCTGCTTTTATACCAATCACCTTCGAGGTAACAGTTTTATTTAGCGGATTGACGGCGGTTTTTGGAATGTTTGCATTAAATAAGCTGCCGACGTTTAATCATCCGCTTTTTAATATCAAAGATTTTGCCCGAGTGACTGATGACGCATTTTTTGTCATGATCGAATCGAGAGATAAAAAGTACGACCGACAAAAAATGAGTGAATTTTTAAGTAAAACAGGTGCTAAATCGGTTGTAGTGGTGGAGAACTAA
- a CDS encoding cytochrome c yields MKKFLVFAPLLLLILLEVGCRGYTTDKPPIHVNPNMDTQEKGRPYRESDFFQDGTYMRAPIEGTVARGALKEDEHFYFGKINGQFARSLPKNLVIDEKFLQRGQRVFNRTCAACHADIGDGDGLVGRRLTVKPTSLHSDYMYGLAPGHYFDVITNGIRTMQSYKHMINENDRWAVVTYIRSLQISQDVNGQWIERSASWWKQP; encoded by the coding sequence ATGAAAAAGTTTTTAGTCTTTGCGCCATTATTGTTACTGATTCTTCTCGAAGTTGGTTGTCGAGGATACACTACTGATAAACCGCCAATCCACGTTAATCCCAATATGGATACTCAAGAAAAAGGGCGTCCATATCGAGAAAGCGATTTTTTCCAGGATGGAACCTATATGCGTGCTCCCATTGAGGGAACAGTTGCACGAGGAGCTCTAAAAGAAGATGAGCATTTTTATTTTGGAAAAATAAATGGTCAATTTGCACGATCGCTACCGAAAAATTTGGTGATAGATGAAAAATTTCTCCAGCGTGGACAGAGAGTATTTAACCGTACCTGTGCGGCCTGTCACGCTGATATCGGTGACGGTGATGGGCTTGTCGGAAGACGTTTGACCGTTAAGCCAACATCTCTGCACAGTGATTACATGTACGGACTTGCTCCTGGTCATTATTTTGATGTCATTACCAATGGTATTCGTACGATGCAGTCGTATAAGCACATGATCAATGAAAATGATCGTTGGGCAGTGGTGACCTATATAAGGAGCTTGCAAATCAGCCAGGATGTAAATGGCCAATGGATAGAAAGGAGTGCATCGTGGTGGAAACAACCTTAA